In Devosia sp. XK-2, one DNA window encodes the following:
- a CDS encoding HK97 family phage prohead protease, with the protein MSAIPIDAEGRFAGYASVFNRLDSGGDIVLPGAFAKSLAKRRGRIRLLFQHDPKEPVGTWESMGEDGHGLFVSGRLVPGVPRSDALRRLIENRALDGLSIGFRTVKASRRDGNRLLHEIDLYEVSIVTFPMMEDARIAAPLTAGAAIAAATKTIRNR; encoded by the coding sequence ATGAGTGCCATTCCCATAGACGCGGAAGGGCGGTTTGCCGGCTATGCGAGCGTGTTCAATAGGCTCGACAGTGGCGGCGATATCGTCCTGCCGGGGGCCTTTGCGAAAAGCCTCGCCAAGCGGCGTGGCCGGATACGGCTGTTGTTCCAGCATGACCCCAAGGAGCCGGTGGGTACCTGGGAGAGCATGGGCGAGGACGGTCACGGCCTGTTCGTCAGTGGGCGGCTGGTGCCGGGCGTACCGCGTTCGGATGCGCTGCGGCGGCTCATTGAGAACCGGGCGCTCGATGGATTGTCCATCGGCTTCCGCACGGTCAAGGCCAGCCGCCGGGACGGCAACCGCCTGCTGCATGAGATCGACCTCTATGAGGTTTCGATCGTCACCTTTCCGATGATGGAGGACGCGCGCATCGCCGCCCCCCTCACCGCCGGCGCGGCCATTGCCGCCGCCACGAAAACTATCCGCAACCGATAG
- a CDS encoding phage major capsid protein, with protein MDRIDDGLETKAGAGGDIAALFAEFSSAFEEFKATNDQRLKEIEKRGTADGLIEGKLERLNRVIDGHKAAMDRLSAERGRPAIEGKGGSLPDGEYKEAFSAYVKHGEEKALQIGVNADGGYVVPAEVETEITRLMTHISPIRAIAGVRQVSGSVYKRPITVSGPATGWVGEAAARPTTNSQTLAELSYPTTELYAMPAATSAFLDDAAVDVGQWIADEVNAAFAAQETTAFVTGDGSNKPNGFLNATKVAEASWSWGNLGYLATGVSGALPASNASDVLIDLVYALKAGYRQNATWVMNRKTQGALRKLNDADGNYLWQPAAAADGRASFMGFPLVEAEDMPNIGANSFSLAFGDFRRGYLIVDRQGVSVLRDPFSSKPYVLFYTTKRVGGGIADYDAIKLLKFGVS; from the coding sequence ATGGATCGGATCGACGACGGCCTTGAAACCAAGGCCGGCGCAGGGGGCGATATTGCCGCGCTCTTCGCCGAATTCTCCTCTGCATTCGAGGAATTCAAGGCCACCAATGACCAGCGTCTGAAGGAGATCGAAAAGCGCGGTACGGCCGACGGCCTGATCGAGGGCAAGCTTGAGCGGCTCAACCGCGTCATTGACGGGCACAAGGCTGCCATGGATCGCCTGAGCGCCGAACGCGGGCGCCCGGCCATTGAGGGCAAGGGCGGCAGCCTGCCCGACGGCGAATACAAGGAAGCCTTTTCGGCCTATGTGAAGCATGGCGAGGAAAAGGCGCTGCAGATCGGCGTCAATGCCGATGGCGGCTATGTGGTGCCGGCCGAAGTCGAGACTGAGATCACGCGGCTGATGACCCATATCTCGCCCATTCGCGCCATTGCCGGTGTGCGGCAGGTGTCGGGCTCGGTCTATAAGCGGCCGATTACGGTATCCGGCCCGGCAACCGGCTGGGTAGGCGAGGCGGCGGCACGTCCCACCACCAATAGCCAGACCCTGGCGGAGCTGAGTTACCCGACGACCGAACTCTATGCCATGCCAGCGGCCACCTCGGCCTTTCTCGACGATGCGGCGGTGGATGTTGGCCAGTGGATTGCCGACGAGGTCAATGCGGCCTTTGCGGCGCAGGAAACCACGGCTTTCGTGACCGGTGACGGCAGCAACAAGCCCAATGGCTTCCTTAACGCCACCAAGGTGGCCGAGGCGAGCTGGAGCTGGGGCAATCTGGGTTATCTCGCCACCGGCGTTTCCGGGGCGCTGCCAGCGAGCAATGCCAGCGACGTGCTGATTGACTTGGTCTATGCGCTGAAGGCCGGCTACCGCCAGAACGCGACCTGGGTGATGAACCGCAAGACGCAAGGGGCATTGCGCAAACTCAACGACGCTGACGGCAATTACCTCTGGCAACCGGCAGCGGCGGCCGACGGGCGCGCCAGCTTCATGGGCTTCCCGCTGGTCGAGGCCGAGGACATGCCCAATATCGGCGCCAACTCGTTCTCACTGGCCTTTGGCGACTTCCGACGAGGTTATCTGATCGTGGATCGTCAGGGCGTCTCGGTGCTGCGCGACCCGTTCAGCTCGAAACCCTATGTGCTGTTCTACACGACGAAGAGGGTTGGCGGCGGGATCGCCGATTATGACGCGATCAAGCTGCTGAAATTCGGCGTGTCGTGA
- a CDS encoding phage head-tail connector protein: MTAYLLAGPAEEPVSLAEAKAFLKVDDTTEDGLITTLIGAARLHIEGVTGKALLAQSWRVVLDDWPEGGTAKLPVSPLISVTAITATDDNGGSHDIALAQFLSEPDRLIVPRVVVGMPALQERQGLEIDYVAGYGTAPGDVPADLRQALLGLVAHWYEHRDAVIVAGSGAIVPPGFNRAVAGYKRVRL; this comes from the coding sequence ATGACTGCATATCTCCTGGCGGGGCCCGCCGAGGAGCCGGTTTCGCTTGCCGAGGCCAAGGCTTTTCTCAAGGTCGATGACACGACGGAAGACGGACTGATCACCACGCTGATCGGAGCGGCACGGCTACATATTGAAGGCGTGACCGGCAAGGCGCTGCTGGCTCAGAGCTGGCGGGTCGTGCTCGATGACTGGCCCGAAGGCGGGACCGCGAAGCTGCCGGTTTCGCCACTGATTTCGGTGACGGCTATTACCGCGACCGACGACAATGGCGGCAGCCACGACATCGCGCTGGCGCAGTTTCTGAGCGAGCCCGATCGGCTGATTGTGCCCCGCGTCGTGGTCGGTATGCCCGCACTGCAGGAGCGCCAGGGGCTCGAAATTGATTATGTCGCCGGCTATGGCACCGCGCCGGGCGATGTGCCTGCCGACCTGAGGCAGGCATTGTTGGGCTTGGTCGCCCATTGGTATGAGCATCGCGACGCGGTGATTGTTGCCGGCTCGGGCGCTATCGTGCCCCCGGGTTTTAACCGGGCTGTGGCCGGCTATAAGCGGGTGCGGCTATGA
- a CDS encoding phage head closure protein — protein MSGEKIPAIGTLTDRVQLKRRETSSDGVGGHERLYVPVTHLWARVRSLSGRQGTNADGRVVAISHSVVLRFRNDVSPGDRIVYRGRNLDVVSMADLNGRRAYLSCACSETSFTG, from the coding sequence ATGAGCGGGGAGAAGATCCCGGCCATCGGCACGCTGACCGACCGCGTCCAACTCAAGCGTCGCGAAACCTCAAGCGATGGCGTCGGTGGGCATGAGCGCCTCTATGTGCCGGTGACCCATCTCTGGGCCCGGGTGCGTAGCCTTTCGGGCCGCCAGGGCACCAATGCCGATGGGCGGGTGGTCGCCATCTCTCATAGCGTGGTCCTGCGCTTCCGCAATGATGTCTCCCCGGGTGACCGGATCGTCTATCGCGGCCGGAATCTCGATGTGGTGAGCATGGCCGACCTCAATGGGCGGCGGGCCTATCTCAGCTGCGCCTGCAGCGAAACCAGTTTTACGGGGTAG
- a CDS encoding DUF3168 domain-containing protein yields the protein MHPIASLQAALVTVLDADATLTALIGAGGVFDAPPRDRPVPYVVIDRHDMRQHDGDASPGQEHRLLLHCWSDQPSRRAALDIAERVIAVALAGIVPAGLTVTHGEHIRTETGVDTATGQARAAVTLRFFSE from the coding sequence ATGCACCCGATTGCGAGTTTGCAGGCGGCACTGGTGACCGTGCTGGACGCCGATGCAACACTGACCGCGCTGATCGGGGCAGGGGGCGTATTCGACGCACCGCCCCGCGACCGGCCAGTGCCCTATGTGGTGATCGACCGGCACGACATGCGTCAACATGATGGCGATGCGTCGCCGGGCCAGGAGCACCGATTGCTACTGCATTGCTGGAGCGACCAGCCCAGTCGGCGCGCTGCGCTTGATATTGCCGAACGGGTCATTGCCGTGGCGCTGGCGGGGATCGTGCCAGCCGGACTGACGGTGACCCATGGCGAACATATACGCACCGAAACGGGCGTGGATACGGCCACCGGCCAGGCCCGGGCAGCGGTGACTTTGCGGTTTTTCAGCGAATAG
- a CDS encoding phage major tail protein, TP901-1 family — MAAQSGKDMLLKLDQTGSGSFLTVAGLRTRSLNFNAASVDTTDQESAGRWRELLAGGGVKRASVSGAGVFKDQSSDATIRSLFFAGTIRNWQLILPHFGTVEGPFQIVALEFSADHAGEVTFDLALESAGEVTFAAI; from the coding sequence ATGGCAGCGCAAAGCGGCAAGGACATGCTTTTAAAGCTCGACCAGACCGGGTCGGGGAGTTTTCTCACAGTGGCGGGACTTCGTACCCGCAGCCTCAACTTCAATGCGGCCAGCGTCGACACCACGGATCAGGAAAGCGCCGGGCGTTGGCGCGAGCTGCTGGCCGGAGGTGGCGTGAAGCGGGCCTCGGTTTCGGGTGCTGGTGTGTTCAAGGACCAAAGTTCGGACGCTACAATCCGCAGCCTGTTCTTTGCCGGCACAATCCGCAACTGGCAGCTCATCCTGCCGCATTTCGGCACCGTGGAAGGGCCCTTTCAGATCGTGGCGCTGGAATTTTCCGCCGACCACGCGGGGGAGGTGACCTTCGATCTGGCGCTGGAAAGCGCGGGCGAAGTGACGTTCGCGGCGATTTAG
- a CDS encoding gene transfer agent family protein, translating to MTNIHRGEIAAEIGGETRTLCLTLGALAELEARLGAGDLAGLAERFGAGRVSAKDLTAILGAGLRGGGNAVSDDDLARMSVEGGLRGAAEIAVRLLKATFGETE from the coding sequence ATGACGAATATTCATCGTGGTGAAATCGCGGCCGAGATCGGTGGCGAGACGAGAACGCTTTGCCTGACGCTGGGGGCGCTGGCGGAGTTGGAAGCGCGGCTGGGGGCGGGGGATCTGGCCGGATTGGCGGAGCGGTTTGGCGCGGGGCGGGTCTCGGCCAAGGACCTGACGGCCATTCTGGGCGCCGGTCTGCGAGGCGGCGGTAATGCCGTGAGCGACGACGATCTGGCTCGCATGAGCGTGGAAGGCGGCTTGCGCGGTGCGGCGGAAATCGCTGTGCGCCTGCTCAAGGCGACATTTGGAGAGACCGAATGA
- a CDS encoding rcc01693 family protein, which yields MRPFPWKQAMGFGLGVLRLPPRDFWAMTPRELASAWGAVMGDRAGPLERRELDGLMEQFPDGR from the coding sequence ATGAGGCCCTTTCCCTGGAAACAGGCAATGGGCTTTGGGCTGGGCGTGTTGCGCCTGCCGCCGCGCGATTTCTGGGCGATGACGCCACGCGAGCTGGCCAGCGCCTGGGGCGCAGTGATGGGCGATCGGGCCGGGCCGCTGGAACGGCGCGAACTCGATGGATTGATGGAGCAATTTCCCGATGGCCGGTGA
- a CDS encoding phage tail tape measure protein: protein MAGDLFGNTFRDELSDVNDELGRISDLAQGVASAVSRAFRGAVTDGKSFRSVLSDIANAFADIALKAAFKPLGTLVGGLVENLFTATNPTVAPFAKGGVIAAPSYFPLGQGLGLAGEAGPEAIMPLQRGPDGRLGVTGGGGGVVNVTFNVTASDARSFAASEAEVSAMLLRAVRRGSRST, encoded by the coding sequence ATGGCCGGTGACCTTTTTGGCAATACGTTTCGAGACGAGCTGAGTGACGTCAATGATGAGCTGGGGCGGATCAGCGACCTGGCTCAAGGTGTCGCCAGCGCGGTCAGCCGGGCTTTTCGCGGGGCGGTGACAGACGGGAAGTCGTTTCGCTCTGTCCTGAGCGACATCGCCAATGCCTTTGCCGACATTGCTCTTAAAGCTGCATTCAAACCGCTGGGAACGCTGGTCGGCGGGCTGGTTGAAAACCTGTTCACCGCGACCAATCCAACGGTGGCCCCATTCGCCAAGGGCGGCGTGATAGCCGCGCCAAGCTATTTCCCGCTTGGGCAGGGGTTGGGTCTGGCTGGCGAGGCAGGGCCGGAAGCGATCATGCCCCTGCAGCGCGGGCCCGATGGGCGGTTGGGCGTGACCGGTGGTGGCGGCGGAGTGGTCAATGTCACCTTCAATGTGACCGCGAGCGACGCGCGCAGCTTTGCCGCCAGCGAAGCGGAAGTGAGCGCGATGTTGTTGCGAGCGGTGCGGCGGGGCTCCCGCAGCACTTGA
- a CDS encoding DUF2163 domain-containing protein: MRTLPEALAAHLDQGETTTAHCWRVLRSDGIVLGFTDHDLALIVEGTECRPMHGLDGGEVPSRLGQQVETGEVLGILYSDAIAEEDILLGRYDGARVETWLLNWAEPGQRVRLRVDTIGEIVREDGLFRAELRSPQQGLNVTRGRMFQGLCDAMVGDQRCGIDLDALGHKGEAMVVGKIDDFQLRVSGLSGFEEGWFAFGTARWTSGKRSGLSDPVLTHRRDADGDVLGFGQRVGEWCAIGDSLDVHVGCDRRFATCKSKFANAVNFRGFPHIPGSDFVLRHPRAGYDMDGRAVVP, from the coding sequence ATGAGGACGCTGCCAGAGGCGCTGGCCGCGCATCTGGACCAAGGGGAGACCACCACCGCCCATTGCTGGCGGGTGCTGCGCAGCGATGGGATCGTGCTGGGCTTTACCGACCATGACCTGGCGCTCATCGTCGAAGGCACCGAATGCCGCCCCATGCACGGGCTGGACGGCGGCGAAGTGCCGTCACGACTGGGTCAGCAGGTGGAGACCGGGGAGGTGCTCGGCATTCTCTATAGTGACGCGATTGCCGAAGAGGACATTCTGCTCGGGCGCTATGATGGTGCGCGGGTGGAAACCTGGCTTCTCAATTGGGCAGAGCCGGGGCAGCGCGTGCGTCTGAGGGTCGACACGATCGGTGAGATCGTGCGCGAGGATGGCCTGTTCCGGGCTGAACTGCGCTCGCCCCAACAGGGCCTGAACGTGACCAGAGGACGTATGTTCCAGGGGCTGTGTGACGCCATGGTCGGCGACCAGCGTTGCGGGATCGATCTCGATGCGCTCGGGCACAAAGGCGAAGCGATGGTGGTCGGCAAGATTGACGACTTTCAACTGCGCGTCAGCGGACTTTCGGGTTTCGAGGAGGGGTGGTTTGCCTTTGGCACCGCGCGCTGGACGAGTGGAAAGCGGTCGGGTCTGAGCGATCCCGTGCTGACGCACCGCCGCGACGCAGATGGCGACGTGCTCGGCTTTGGCCAGCGCGTGGGCGAATGGTGCGCCATCGGGGACAGTCTGGACGTGCATGTGGGATGCGACCGCCGGTTTGCGACCTGCAAGTCCAAATTCGCCAATGCCGTCAATTTTCGCGGTTTTCCGCATATTCCGGGCAGCGACTTTGTGCTGCGCCATCCGCGCGCCGGCTATGACATGGACGGACGGGCGGTGGTGCCGTGA